The Corallococcus caeni genome includes a region encoding these proteins:
- a CDS encoding VOC family protein: MELHHGRMFDHVHLQVRDLEASKRFYRAVLEVMGIPVYDESDRHLAADEFFLSSDREPSARVHLAFQAEDREMVHRFHQAAVAAGGRDNGAPGERHYHPGYYAAFVLDPDGNNIEMVHHGPAKRSAKSIVITTDHKP; this comes from the coding sequence ATGGAACTGCACCACGGCCGCATGTTCGACCACGTCCACCTCCAGGTCCGGGACCTGGAGGCGAGCAAGCGCTTCTACCGCGCGGTGCTGGAGGTGATGGGCATCCCGGTCTACGACGAGAGCGACCGTCACCTGGCCGCGGACGAGTTCTTCCTCAGCAGCGACCGCGAGCCCAGCGCGCGCGTGCACCTGGCCTTCCAGGCGGAGGACCGGGAGATGGTGCACCGCTTCCACCAGGCGGCGGTGGCCGCGGGCGGCCGCGACAACGGGGCCCCGGGAGAGCGCCATTACCACCCGGGGTACTACGCGGCCTTCGTGTTGGATCCGGACGGCAACAACATCGAGATGGTCCACCACGGGCCCGCGAAGCGCTCGGCGAAGTCCATCGTCATCACCACGGACCACAAGCCATGA
- a CDS encoding M20/M25/M40 family metallo-hydrolase produces MRLKSLAPVVVSLCCATASAESRDKEVFITIGSEAVTAVRASFRAAGSAPTLVKEANGVSVLKLTESQLGDVSAIMHDQYHRCAGFMAHDTQEAALAALTPAQPTQSLVSYTLDNAAVVNGLFSGLQEASLRSTIVQLSSYTNRYYNNSTGGTQAASWLKSAWESYATGRSDVSVQLYTHSGWTQPSVIATITGEVFPNEVVVIGGHLDSINITVGSSSRPTASAPGADDDASGVATLSEVFRVAMAKGYKPARTVKFMAYAAEEVGLYGSQAIAQAYKSAGTNVVGVLQLDMTNYRGSTAEVTLVTDNTNAAQNAFLGNLIDTYTGYVRTNITCGYGCSDHASWNAQGYPASIPFEALMNQDNPFIHTADDTLANSTDGTTNNNANNALKFARIGAAYLAELGKGTLPGQPTDTQAPTVSLTAPASGATVNGTTSITATATDNVGVNKVEFLVDGVVKGTSFSSPYSFAWDSRTVANGSHTVAAKAHDSAGNNATTAARTVTVANVSTSGTYDTTLRTLRCTAAAATCDSGTLFNGRGTMGPETNTPNTLRGTCGDGSSGTYKSDESVEALKVSTVDGSNFAAGKQVKVEASIWAYASPSSDRLDLYYTANATATTPVWTLLTTLTPAAAGAQTLSATYTLPSGANQAVRAQFRYGTGSPSSACVSNEYNDRDDLVFAVQ; encoded by the coding sequence ATGCGTTTGAAGAGCTTGGCCCCCGTCGTCGTGTCGCTGTGCTGCGCCACCGCCTCCGCGGAGTCGCGTGACAAGGAGGTGTTCATCACCATCGGTTCGGAGGCGGTGACGGCGGTGCGCGCGTCGTTCCGCGCGGCCGGGAGCGCGCCCACGCTGGTGAAGGAGGCGAACGGCGTGAGCGTGCTCAAGCTCACCGAGTCGCAGCTGGGCGACGTGTCCGCCATCATGCATGACCAGTATCACCGCTGCGCGGGCTTCATGGCGCACGACACGCAGGAGGCCGCGCTCGCGGCGCTCACGCCCGCGCAGCCCACGCAGTCGCTGGTGAGCTACACGTTGGACAACGCGGCGGTGGTCAACGGGCTGTTCTCCGGCCTCCAGGAGGCCAGCCTCCGGAGCACCATCGTCCAGCTGTCCAGCTACACGAACCGCTACTACAACAACTCCACGGGCGGCACGCAGGCGGCCAGCTGGCTCAAGAGCGCGTGGGAGTCCTACGCCACCGGGCGCAGCGACGTGAGCGTGCAGCTGTACACGCACTCGGGCTGGACCCAGCCGTCCGTCATCGCCACCATCACCGGCGAGGTCTTCCCGAACGAGGTGGTGGTGATTGGCGGCCACCTGGACTCCATCAACATCACCGTGGGCTCCTCCAGCCGCCCCACCGCGTCCGCGCCGGGCGCGGATGACGACGCCTCCGGTGTCGCCACGCTGTCGGAGGTCTTCCGCGTGGCCATGGCGAAGGGCTACAAGCCGGCGCGCACGGTGAAGTTCATGGCGTACGCGGCGGAGGAGGTGGGCCTCTACGGCTCGCAGGCCATCGCGCAGGCGTACAAGTCCGCGGGCACCAACGTGGTGGGCGTGCTCCAACTGGACATGACCAACTACCGCGGCTCCACGGCGGAGGTGACGCTCGTCACGGACAACACCAACGCGGCGCAGAACGCGTTCCTGGGCAACCTCATCGACACGTACACGGGCTACGTGCGCACCAACATCACGTGCGGCTACGGGTGCTCCGACCACGCGTCGTGGAACGCGCAGGGCTACCCGGCCTCCATCCCGTTCGAGGCGTTGATGAACCAGGACAACCCCTTCATCCACACGGCCGACGACACGCTGGCCAACAGCACGGACGGGACCACCAACAACAACGCCAACAACGCGCTGAAGTTCGCGCGCATCGGCGCCGCGTACCTGGCGGAGCTGGGCAAGGGCACCCTCCCCGGCCAGCCCACGGACACCCAGGCCCCCACCGTGTCGCTCACCGCGCCGGCGAGCGGCGCGACGGTGAACGGCACCACCAGCATCACCGCGACGGCCACCGACAACGTGGGCGTCAACAAGGTGGAGTTCCTGGTGGACGGCGTGGTGAAGGGCACCTCCTTCTCCTCGCCGTACAGCTTCGCGTGGGACAGCCGCACGGTGGCCAACGGCAGCCACACGGTGGCGGCGAAGGCGCACGACAGCGCGGGCAACAACGCCACCACGGCGGCGCGGACGGTGACGGTGGCCAACGTGTCCACGTCCGGTACCTACGACACCACGCTCCGGACGCTGCGTTGCACCGCGGCGGCCGCCACCTGCGACAGCGGCACGCTCTTCAACGGCCGCGGCACCATGGGCCCGGAGACGAACACGCCCAACACGCTGCGCGGCACGTGCGGCGACGGCAGCTCCGGCACCTACAAGAGCGATGAGTCCGTGGAGGCCCTCAAGGTGTCCACCGTGGACGGCTCCAACTTCGCCGCGGGCAAGCAGGTGAAGGTGGAGGCCTCCATCTGGGCCTACGCAAGCCCGTCGTCGGACCGGCTGGACCTGTACTACACGGCCAACGCCACCGCGACGACGCCGGTCTGGACGCTGCTCACCACGCTCACCCCCGCGGCCGCGGGCGCCCAGACGCTGTCGGCCACGTACACGCTGCCCTCCGGCGCCAACCAGGCCGTGCGCGCGCAGTTCCGCTACGGCACCGGCAGCCCGTCCAGCGCGTGCGTCTCCAACGAGTACAACGACCGCGACGACCTGGTGTTCGCCGTCCAGTGA
- a CDS encoding endopeptidase, whose product MRPLRSALCCLALLVSSTTYAFQPSQPAQQGAVAKKAFFKPELYLPIQNVPLEKARTLMPRAGADRWTKFLSRTGGNVQVYLDPLSGMPTGIQGSFPLLPGDGFRNNVSLDDVRQGLGRSVGGVDEAVVGELVFKFVADNQDALGVDLLQLGAPRVTQVSDSLWQVHIPQVVNGVPVRHGRLAATISHGNLILLGTEAWSNVGIDVKPTFSASQALTAGSSFLGQTLSPTSLWQQPTLEVTPYARTGAAFGQGYGHALVWSYGFSLPGEHERWKVTVDANSGEVLAVEDDNHYFDAQVKGGVYPSTNIGTCTSKETCGTMQPNTPMPWANTGFASPNNFTDGAGIYNYSAGTLNTTLAGKYVKIADSCGAVNVSSATGNLDLGGVNNDHDCTVPAGTSPGNTPAARSSFYELNKIKEVARGWLPSNTWLQGQLTSNVNLASTCNAFWNGSTVNFYKSGGGCRNTGEIGAVFDHEWGHGMDNFDANGSLSNSSEGYADIAGILRLQTSCVGYGFFQTTDTGCGLTPDGTGYNQQESQVAGQSWCNLRCSGVRDADWAASAPNIPATPQNFTCKMCSSGSGPCSKQVHCAASPVRQAAWDLVTRDLTAAPFNYNSNDAFLLGNKLFYQGSGNIGTWHACNCTAGTSDGCGATNGYMQWLAADDDNGNLADGTPHMTAIYAAYNRHNIACSTPAPTNGGCAAGPTAAPTTTATPGDSQVSLAWTASAGASEYWVMKTEGFAGCDFGKARVATVTGTSYTDPEVANGRQYCYSVVPASSNACFGQASACTCTTPTCAAPGAPTLSTPASGATGVELLAVLDWADVTGVSGYEVQVATDSAFTNVVRSANSLVASTWTVAPGLTANTAYYWRVRALNSCGGTSAWTAARSFTTRGCVTLAAPTLSSPASGATGVALSPALDWTDVTSAAAYDVQVATDSAFTNVVRSATGLSSSAWNVTPGLSNLTAYYWRARATDSCGAGAYSAASSFTTTNVCTPTVATYNATLRTPACGSVCGCDTGPTLVNGRGTVSGGVEPNQPNTLGATCADGSTGTYHSDESIDRIVLKTVDQGTITPGKQLTVDVTVWCYGTSDQLDLYYTTNTTTPAWTAISTAQACTAVGLKTFSFPVTVGSTTGQHAVRAQFRFSSTPTSACVAGSYNDRDDLVFSVVSAVAANPTAPSAKQVRGRAVTAR is encoded by the coding sequence ATGCGCCCCCTGCGGTCCGCGTTGTGTTGTCTTGCCCTCTTGGTGTCGTCCACGACGTACGCATTCCAACCCTCCCAGCCCGCGCAGCAGGGCGCGGTGGCGAAGAAGGCCTTCTTCAAGCCGGAGCTGTACCTGCCCATCCAGAACGTGCCGCTGGAGAAGGCGCGCACGTTGATGCCGCGCGCGGGCGCGGACCGGTGGACGAAGTTCCTCTCCCGCACCGGCGGCAACGTGCAGGTGTACCTGGATCCGCTGTCCGGCATGCCCACGGGCATCCAGGGCAGCTTCCCGCTGCTGCCCGGTGACGGCTTCCGCAACAACGTCAGCCTGGACGACGTCCGTCAGGGGCTGGGCCGCTCCGTGGGCGGGGTGGACGAGGCGGTGGTGGGCGAGCTCGTCTTCAAGTTCGTCGCGGACAACCAGGACGCGCTGGGCGTGGACCTGCTGCAGCTGGGCGCGCCGCGCGTGACGCAGGTGTCGGACTCGCTGTGGCAGGTGCACATCCCGCAGGTGGTGAACGGCGTGCCGGTGCGCCACGGCCGGCTGGCGGCCACCATCAGCCACGGCAACCTCATCCTCCTGGGCACGGAGGCGTGGTCCAACGTGGGCATCGACGTGAAGCCCACGTTCAGCGCGTCGCAGGCGCTGACGGCGGGCAGCTCGTTCCTGGGCCAGACGCTGTCGCCCACCAGCCTGTGGCAGCAGCCCACGCTGGAGGTGACGCCCTACGCGCGCACGGGCGCGGCCTTCGGCCAGGGCTATGGCCACGCGCTGGTGTGGAGCTACGGCTTCTCCCTGCCGGGTGAGCACGAGCGCTGGAAGGTGACGGTGGACGCGAACTCCGGCGAGGTGCTGGCCGTGGAGGACGACAACCACTACTTCGACGCCCAGGTGAAGGGCGGCGTGTACCCGTCCACCAACATCGGCACCTGCACGTCGAAGGAGACGTGCGGCACCATGCAGCCCAACACGCCCATGCCGTGGGCGAACACGGGCTTCGCGTCGCCCAACAACTTCACGGACGGCGCGGGCATCTACAACTACAGCGCCGGCACCCTCAACACGACGCTCGCCGGCAAGTACGTGAAGATCGCCGACAGCTGCGGCGCGGTGAACGTCAGCTCCGCCACGGGCAACCTGGACCTGGGCGGCGTGAACAACGACCACGACTGCACGGTGCCCGCGGGCACGTCCCCCGGCAACACGCCGGCGGCGCGCTCCAGCTTCTACGAGCTGAACAAGATCAAGGAGGTCGCCCGCGGCTGGCTGCCCTCCAACACCTGGCTGCAGGGCCAGCTCACGTCCAACGTGAACCTGGCCAGCACGTGCAACGCGTTCTGGAACGGCAGCACCGTGAACTTCTACAAGTCCGGTGGCGGCTGCCGGAACACCGGTGAGATTGGCGCGGTGTTCGACCACGAGTGGGGCCACGGCATGGACAACTTCGACGCCAACGGCTCCCTGTCCAACTCCAGCGAGGGCTACGCGGACATCGCGGGCATCCTGCGCCTGCAGACGTCCTGCGTGGGCTACGGCTTCTTCCAGACGACGGACACGGGCTGCGGCCTCACGCCGGACGGCACGGGCTACAACCAGCAGGAGTCGCAGGTGGCGGGCCAGTCGTGGTGCAACCTGCGCTGCTCGGGCGTGCGCGACGCGGACTGGGCGGCGAGCGCGCCGAACATCCCGGCCACCCCGCAGAACTTCACCTGCAAGATGTGCTCGTCCGGCTCCGGCCCGTGCAGCAAGCAGGTGCACTGCGCCGCGTCCCCCGTGCGCCAGGCGGCGTGGGACCTGGTGACGCGCGACCTGACCGCCGCGCCCTTCAACTACAACTCCAACGACGCGTTCCTCTTGGGCAACAAGCTCTTCTACCAGGGCTCCGGCAACATCGGCACGTGGCACGCCTGCAACTGCACCGCCGGCACGTCCGACGGCTGCGGCGCGACGAACGGCTACATGCAGTGGCTGGCCGCGGACGACGACAACGGCAACCTGGCGGACGGCACGCCGCACATGACGGCCATCTACGCCGCCTACAACCGCCACAACATCGCCTGCTCCACGCCCGCGCCCACCAACGGCGGCTGCGCGGCCGGCCCCACCGCGGCCCCCACCACCACGGCCACCCCGGGCGACAGCCAGGTGAGCCTGGCGTGGACGGCGTCCGCGGGCGCCAGCGAGTACTGGGTGATGAAGACGGAGGGCTTCGCGGGCTGTGACTTCGGCAAGGCGCGCGTCGCCACCGTCACCGGCACCAGCTACACGGACCCGGAGGTCGCCAACGGCCGCCAGTACTGCTACTCGGTCGTGCCCGCCAGCAGCAACGCGTGCTTCGGCCAGGCGTCCGCGTGCACCTGCACCACGCCCACCTGCGCGGCGCCCGGCGCGCCCACGCTGTCCACCCCCGCCTCCGGCGCCACCGGCGTGGAGCTGCTCGCGGTGCTGGACTGGGCGGACGTCACGGGCGTGTCCGGCTACGAGGTCCAGGTGGCCACCGACAGCGCCTTCACCAACGTGGTGCGCAGCGCCAACTCGCTGGTGGCCAGCACCTGGACGGTGGCCCCGGGCCTGACGGCGAACACGGCCTACTACTGGCGCGTGCGCGCGCTCAACTCGTGCGGCGGCACCAGCGCCTGGACCGCGGCGCGGAGCTTCACCACGCGCGGCTGCGTCACCCTGGCCGCCCCCACGCTGTCCTCGCCCGCCAGCGGCGCCACCGGCGTCGCCCTGTCCCCGGCGCTGGACTGGACCGACGTGACGAGCGCGGCCGCGTACGACGTGCAGGTGGCCACCGACAGCGCGTTCACCAACGTGGTGCGCAGCGCCACCGGCCTGTCCTCCAGCGCGTGGAACGTGACGCCCGGCCTGTCCAACCTGACGGCGTACTACTGGCGCGCGCGGGCCACCGACAGCTGCGGCGCGGGCGCGTACAGCGCCGCGTCCAGCTTCACCACCACCAACGTGTGCACGCCCACCGTGGCCACGTACAACGCGACCCTGCGCACCCCGGCGTGCGGCTCCGTGTGCGGCTGCGACACCGGCCCCACGCTGGTCAACGGCCGCGGCACGGTGTCCGGCGGCGTGGAGCCCAACCAGCCCAACACCCTGGGCGCCACCTGCGCGGACGGCTCCACGGGCACCTACCACTCGGATGAGAGCATCGACCGCATCGTGCTCAAGACGGTGGACCAGGGCACCATCACCCCGGGCAAGCAGCTCACCGTGGACGTGACGGTGTGGTGCTACGGCACCAGCGACCAGCTGGACCTGTACTACACGACGAACACCACCACGCCCGCGTGGACGGCCATCAGCACCGCCCAGGCCTGCACCGCGGTGGGGCTGAAGACGTTCTCCTTCCCCGTCACCGTGGGCAGCACCACCGGCCAGCACGCCGTGCGCGCGCAGTTCCGCTTCAGCAGCACGCCCACCAGCGCGTGCGTGGCGGGCAGCTACAACGACCGCGACGACCTGGTGTTCAGCGTCGTGTCCGCCGTGGCCGCCAACCCCACCGCCCCGTCCGCGAAGCAGGTCCGGGGCCGGGCCGTGACGGCGCGCTAG
- a CDS encoding ArnT family glycosyltransferase: MAATFAASLLLRGLYLAGSPDRDWPFSVFFAGDARFFHTAAVELARGREVPATLPYHPPLFPALLGWLYRVLGEPRGSALPYKLALACLGAATVALCQGFWRRLLGTAWSWVAAGLYATSFGWLVLSTTYSNETLSALWLCFTCALALRVGGRAPSRAEVLGLGAVMGLGTLTRAEHLGLWPFLLVYAWTARERTGGWRPWVLHWGAAVGVSLLLLVPSALRNLDTMRELNARAPHLEPLPEWVPVTVYGPLNFAMANHAGATGGFTPALINQGGSNGQLDPSRPEHRRLLLHGYAQGLRWMVDAPGDAARLLWTKLDLWLDGLRLGVGVSDVPGGLTGERAPVDVFVPDSGWLKWPLAALLLAGMLLSLRPAHAPFRLLSLVVLHRVLVTLAFFGYARGLLVVFPALLPLLVLPLKVLGERHTAVARRLPALAGALLLLAWAEAALVATRETPRRFMASGTTDAVNGKLIQDDRVRLWPQP; this comes from the coding sequence ATGGCGGCCACGTTCGCCGCCAGCCTGCTGTTGCGCGGGCTGTACCTGGCGGGTTCGCCGGACCGGGACTGGCCCTTCTCCGTCTTCTTCGCGGGCGACGCGCGCTTCTTCCACACCGCCGCGGTGGAGCTGGCGCGGGGCCGAGAGGTCCCGGCCACCCTGCCCTACCACCCGCCCCTGTTCCCCGCGCTGCTGGGGTGGCTCTACCGGGTGCTGGGGGAGCCCCGGGGCAGCGCGCTGCCGTACAAGCTGGCGCTCGCCTGCCTGGGGGCGGCGACGGTGGCGCTCTGCCAGGGCTTCTGGCGGCGCCTGCTGGGAACCGCCTGGAGCTGGGTGGCGGCGGGCCTGTACGCCACGAGCTTCGGGTGGCTGGTGCTCTCCACCACGTACAGCAATGAAACACTGTCCGCGCTGTGGCTGTGTTTCACGTGCGCGCTGGCCTTGCGCGTGGGCGGCCGGGCGCCGTCCCGGGCGGAGGTGCTGGGATTGGGCGCGGTGATGGGATTGGGCACGCTCACCCGCGCGGAGCACCTGGGGCTGTGGCCGTTCCTGCTCGTGTACGCGTGGACCGCGCGCGAGCGCACGGGCGGATGGAGGCCGTGGGTCCTGCATTGGGGCGCGGCGGTGGGCGTGTCCCTGCTGCTGCTCGTGCCCTCCGCCCTGCGCAACCTGGACACGATGCGCGAATTGAACGCGCGCGCGCCGCACCTGGAGCCGCTGCCGGAGTGGGTGCCCGTCACGGTGTACGGGCCGCTCAACTTCGCGATGGCGAACCACGCGGGCGCCACCGGCGGCTTCACGCCCGCGCTCATCAACCAGGGCGGCAGCAACGGCCAACTGGACCCGTCCCGTCCGGAACACCGGCGCCTGCTGCTGCACGGCTACGCGCAGGGGCTGCGCTGGATGGTGGACGCGCCCGGCGACGCGGCCCGCCTCCTGTGGACGAAGCTGGACCTGTGGCTGGACGGCCTGCGCCTGGGCGTCGGCGTGTCGGACGTGCCCGGGGGCCTCACCGGCGAGCGCGCCCCGGTGGACGTGTTCGTTCCCGATTCAGGATGGCTCAAGTGGCCGCTCGCGGCGCTGCTGCTCGCGGGGATGCTGCTGTCGCTGCGGCCCGCGCACGCGCCCTTCCGGCTGCTGTCGCTGGTGGTGCTGCACCGCGTGCTCGTCACGCTCGCCTTCTTCGGCTACGCGCGCGGGCTGCTCGTCGTCTTCCCCGCGCTCCTGCCGCTGCTGGTGCTGCCGCTGAAGGTCCTGGGCGAGCGCCACACGGCCGTGGCCCGGAGGCTGCCCGCGCTCGCCGGGGCGCTGCTGCTGCTCGCGTGGGCGGAGGCCGCGCTCGTCGCCACGCGCGAGACGCCCCGCCGCTTCATGGCCAGCGGCACCACCGACGCGGTGAACGGCAAGCTCATCCAGGACGACCGCGTCCGGCTCTGGCCCCAGCCCTGA